A genomic stretch from Bacteroidales bacterium includes:
- the pdxA gene encoding 4-hydroxythreonine-4-phosphate dehydrogenase PdxA, translating into MNKTKIKIGITHGDINGIGYEVILKTLVDAGIYEMCIPIVYGSSKIAAYYRKNIGLENFSFNLIKYPIEANPKRPNLINVLNDEFKAEPGAATPMSGKAAFLSLERATEDLKKGLLDAIVTAPIHKQSIQSNQFQFPGHTEYLQSKFGNGNQALMFLISDNLKIGTVTGHIPINEIAKNVKKEVILNKIRLIHQSLLKDFGLNRPRIAVLGLNPHASDNGLIGNEEQNEIIPAIKQAREEKILAFGPYPADGFFASLTFKKFDAILAMYHDQGLTPFKLLAFEEGVNYTAGLSIVRTSPDHGTAFDIADKNMANPSSFRNALYAAIDIWHKRKEFEEITQNPVASIKKESTNE; encoded by the coding sequence ATGAACAAGACAAAAATTAAAATAGGAATTACCCACGGCGACATTAATGGAATTGGCTACGAAGTAATATTAAAAACACTCGTCGATGCAGGCATATACGAAATGTGTATTCCCATTGTATATGGTTCGTCTAAAATTGCTGCTTATTATAGAAAAAATATAGGATTAGAAAATTTTAGTTTCAATCTTATCAAGTATCCAATAGAAGCCAATCCAAAACGCCCAAACCTTATCAATGTTTTAAACGATGAATTTAAAGCAGAACCCGGTGCTGCAACCCCTATGAGTGGAAAAGCGGCATTCTTATCACTAGAAAGAGCAACCGAAGACCTAAAAAAAGGACTCCTAGATGCCATTGTTACTGCTCCTATTCATAAACAATCTATTCAATCCAATCAATTTCAATTCCCTGGACATACCGAATATCTTCAAAGCAAGTTTGGAAATGGCAACCAAGCACTCATGTTTCTTATTAGCGACAACTTGAAAATTGGAACAGTCACCGGACATATTCCTATTAATGAAATCGCAAAAAATGTAAAAAAAGAAGTCATACTAAATAAAATTAGGCTTATTCACCAATCATTATTAAAAGATTTTGGGTTAAATCGTCCCAGAATAGCAGTATTAGGTCTTAATCCCCATGCCAGCGATAACGGACTTATAGGAAACGAAGAACAAAACGAAATAATTCCAGCTATAAAACAAGCACGCGAAGAAAAAATATTAGCCTTTGGACCTTATCCAGCTGACGGATTCTTTGCCTCCTTAACATTTAAAAAATTTGATGCAATATTAGCCATGTATCACGATCAAGGATTAACACCATTCAAATTATTAGCTTTTGAAGAAGGTGTAAATTATACTGCTGGTTTATCTATTGTTAGAACCTCACCCGATCATGGCACTGCTTTCGATATCGCCGACAAAAATATGGCCAATCCATCATCGTTTAGAAATGCTTTATATGCTGCTATTGATATTTGGCACAAACGAAAAGAATTCGAAGAAATTACTCAAAATCCAGTTGCAAGTATCAAGAAAGAATCAACAAACGAATAG